TCAATCAATCAAAGTCTGTCATTATTGCAGGTAATGGAACAAGTTTAAAATCAATTGACTATAGTTTATTACCTAAAGATTATGATGTTTTCCGTTGCAATCAATTTTATTTTGAAGATCATTATTTTCTTGGCAAGAAAATAAAAAAAGTATTTTTTAATTGCTCTGTAATTTTTGAACAATACTATACTTTTATGCAATTAATTAAAAATAATGAATATAAATATGAATATGCTGATATTATTTTATCATCTTTTGTCAATTTAGGAGATTCAGAATTAAAGAAAATTAAAAATGTACAAAAATTACTAACACAAGTTGATATTGGACATTATTATTTAAACAAGCTACCCGCCTTTGATGCCTATTTACAATATAACGAATTATATGAAAATAAGAGAATTACATCAGGTGTTTATATGTGTGCAGTGGCAACTGCAATGGGTTATAAAGATCTTTATTTAACAGGTATTGATTTTTATCAAGAAAAAGGGAATCCTTACGCATTTCATCATCAAAAAGAAAATATTATTAAATTATTACCTTATTTTTCACAAAATAAAAGTCAAAGCGATATCCATTCTATGGAATATGATTTAAATGCACTTTATTTTTTACAAAAACATTATGGAGTAAATATTTATTGCATTTCGCCAGAAAGTCCTCTATGTAATTATTTTCCTTTATCACCACTGAATAACCCAATTACTTTTATTCTCGAAGAAAAGAAAAATTACACACAAGATATTTTAATTCCGCCGAAGTTTGTATATAAAAAAATTGGTATATATTCCAAACCAAGAATTTACCAAAATCTGATTTTTCGGTTGTTCTGGGATATATTACGTTTACCTAATGATATAAAACACGCCTTAAAATCAAGAAAATGGGATTAGATAACCTTATATCACACAACTAATGGACATAGCCCTAAATATGAGAGGTTATCTCACTCGCTACAACAATACTTTTTAGCAACAGGTTTTTTATTTTATTGAAAATCACCATTCTTACCACACAAAATAGTGATATAATTTTTTAGTCTCAATAATTAACAAGGAAATCATTATGGCCATTTTAGTGACAGGTGGCGCCGGTTATATCGGTTCTCACACAGTTGTAGAATTATTAAATGTTGGCAAAGAGGTGGTGGTATTAGATAATCTTTGCAATTCATCGCCAAAATCCCTTGAGCGTGTAAAACAAATTACAGGCAAAGAAGCAAAGTTTTATGAAGGCGATATTTTAGATCGTGCTTTGTTACAAAAAATTTTTGCAGAAAATGAGATTAACTCGGTTATTCATTTTGCAGGGTTAAAAGCCGTAGGGGAAAGTGTTCAAAAGCCGACAGAATATTACATGAACAATGTCGCTGGCACCCTTGTATTAATTCAAGAAATGAAAAGAGCGGGTGTTTGGAACTTTGTATTTAGCTCATCTGCAACGGTTTACGGCGATCCAAAAATTATTCCAATTACAGAAGATTGTGAAGTCGGCGGTACAACCAACCCTTATGGTACATCTAAATATATGGTTGAACAGATTTTACGCGATACAGCAAAAGCGGAACCAAAATTTAGCATGACAATCTTGCGTTATTTTAATCCAGTTGGGGCACATGAA
The nucleotide sequence above comes from Haemophilus influenzae. Encoded proteins:
- a CDS encoding alpha-2,3-sialyltransferase, which gives rise to MNGTICQSINQSINQSINQSINQSINQSINQSINQSINQSKSVIIAGNGTSLKSIDYSLLPKDYDVFRCNQFYFEDHYFLGKKIKKVFFNCSVIFEQYYTFMQLIKNNEYKYEYADIILSSFVNLGDSELKKIKNVQKLLTQVDIGHYYLNKLPAFDAYLQYNELYENKRITSGVYMCAVATAMGYKDLYLTGIDFYQEKGNPYAFHHQKENIIKLLPYFSQNKSQSDIHSMEYDLNALYFLQKHYGVNIYCISPESPLCNYFPLSPLNNPITFILEEKKNYTQDILIPPKFVYKKIGIYSKPRIYQNLIFRLFWDILRLPNDIKHALKSRKWD
- the galE gene encoding UDP-glucose 4-epimerase GalE; the protein is MAILVTGGAGYIGSHTVVELLNVGKEVVVLDNLCNSSPKSLERVKQITGKEAKFYEGDILDRALLQKIFAENEINSVIHFAGLKAVGESVQKPTEYYMNNVAGTLVLIQEMKRAGVWNFVFSSSATVYGDPKIIPITEDCEVGGTTNPYGTSKYMVEQILRDTAKAEPKFSMTILRYFNPVGAHESGLIGEDPNGIPNNLLPYISQVAIGKLAQLSVFGSDYDTHDGTGVRDYIHVVDLAVGHLKALQRHENDAGLHIYNLGTGHGYSVLDMVKAFEKANNITIAYKLVERRSGDIATCYSDPSLAAKELGWVAERGLEKMMQDTWNWQKNNPKGYRD